In the genome of Populus trichocarpa isolate Nisqually-1 chromosome 6, P.trichocarpa_v4.1, whole genome shotgun sequence, one region contains:
- the LOC127905433 gene encoding uncharacterized protein LOC127905433, translating into METYNNRLRERYGDDILTHPEFDPDLWMEVGSSGGPDKNQVYGLSNTTSDNLRSTRSVSTVGSSQSISSSQSKEFVALQQHTAQLTDKYNHLSVEYAQLKASHAQQRAESEQIKASQPQQKAESEQQKAAYEQLREMVMNMATHSGTCAPNPFWPYNHQPPPSGSPPPPPAPPLY; encoded by the coding sequence gagacctataataatcggttgagggagagatacggggacgatattttgacccatccggaattcgatccggatttgtggatggaggttggatcgtcaggtggacccgataaaaatcaggtttacgggctctccaacactacgtccgacaacttgcggtcgacccgtagtgtttcaaccgttgggagctcccaatcaatatcaagctcccaatctaaggagttcgtggctttgcagcaacacacggctcaacTCACCGACAAATACAACCACCTATCAgtggagtacgcacaactcaaagcgtctcatgcacaacaaagagcggagtctgaacaaatcaaagcgtctcaaccacaacaaaaagcggagtctgaacaacaaaaagcggcttatgaacagcttcgcgaaatggtcatgaacatggcaacacatagtggaacatgtgcgcctaatcctttttggccgtataaccaccagcctcctccttcaggatctcctcctcctcctccagctccacctttatattaa